Proteins co-encoded in one Synechococcus elongatus PCC 6301 genomic window:
- a CDS encoding TIGR03960 family B12-binding radical SAM protein has product MSVAVETLLSPEILKPARYLGNELGAVHKPWEQASVRWSLTYPEIYEVGASNLGHIILYSILNAQPRQLCDRAYLPAADLAEKLRQTQTPLFAVESKRSLLEFDILGFSLSYELGATNILEMLALIGAPLTWAERGDRTLGDLDGWPLIFAGGQTATSNPEPYAEFFDFIVLGDGEELLPEVGLIVEEGKRSQLSRTELLLDLAQVPGVYVPRFYDMAEDGSVHPNRADVPAKVLRRVATPIPAYSIGLVPHVETVHDRLTIEIRRGCTRGCRFCQPGMLTRPARDVEPEQVVEAIETGIRATGYNEFSLLSLSCSDYLALPAVGIEIKNRLQDENITLSLPSQRVDRFDDNIANIIGGTRKGGLTFAPEAGTQRLRDIINKGLTNEELLRGVKTAYEQGWDRVKLYFMIGLPGETDADVLGIAETVRWLQQECRGRKKKLGFNLTISNFTPKPHTPFQWHSVSTTEFKRKQELLAAEFKQIPNLKVNFTDVRISAMEDFVGRGDRRLSAVVRRAWELGAGMDAWWESLDKAYGAWTQAIAEAGLDWKYRQVETGEWNLFEGEASRDRALDAPLPWDHLDTGIDKRWLQEDLQKALEAAVVPDCSFDGCSHCGVCGVDFGHNVVVPPPAIPNFQGHFQPPTEKVQRLRIRFGKLGQMTLLSHLDLLRVFDRAVRRAKLPVAFSGGFHPSPRIVPANALPLGMSSEAELMDFELFQAIEPAEFQQRLAAQLDPELPIYETAEVVLKSPAVTALLSRAEYDLWIEPEESTEVQALIQSVLTTETVLVEQTTKSGKKVEVNLRERLHTLSSTAPSPLPQRLQAAASDSDFWLRYVGSCRNDGTLLRPEQVITLLQQVSGQNFQLRHAHRRSLHLD; this is encoded by the coding sequence GTGTCTGTTGCTGTCGAAACGCTGCTCTCGCCTGAAATCCTCAAGCCCGCCCGTTACCTCGGCAATGAGCTGGGAGCGGTTCACAAGCCCTGGGAACAGGCAAGCGTTCGCTGGTCGCTGACCTACCCCGAAATCTACGAAGTGGGGGCGTCCAACCTCGGCCACATCATCCTTTACAGCATCCTCAACGCCCAGCCGCGTCAACTTTGCGATCGCGCCTATCTGCCGGCGGCGGACTTAGCCGAGAAGCTGCGCCAAACCCAAACCCCCTTGTTTGCCGTCGAATCGAAGCGATCGCTGCTGGAGTTCGACATCCTTGGCTTCAGTCTCAGCTACGAGCTGGGGGCAACCAACATTCTGGAAATGCTGGCGCTAATTGGCGCACCACTGACTTGGGCGGAACGCGGCGATCGCACCTTGGGTGATCTGGACGGCTGGCCGCTAATTTTTGCCGGTGGTCAGACCGCCACTTCGAATCCGGAACCCTACGCGGAGTTCTTCGATTTCATCGTCTTGGGCGATGGCGAGGAATTGCTGCCCGAGGTGGGGCTGATTGTTGAGGAAGGCAAGCGATCGCAGCTGAGTCGCACAGAGTTGCTGCTCGATCTGGCGCAGGTGCCGGGCGTTTATGTGCCGCGCTTTTATGACATGGCCGAAGATGGCTCAGTCCATCCCAATCGTGCGGATGTGCCCGCAAAAGTGTTGCGGCGGGTGGCGACCCCAATTCCCGCCTACTCGATCGGCCTCGTGCCCCACGTGGAAACCGTCCACGATCGCCTGACGATTGAAATTCGGCGCGGCTGCACTCGCGGGTGCCGCTTCTGCCAGCCGGGGATGCTAACCCGTCCGGCGCGGGATGTGGAGCCAGAGCAAGTGGTGGAAGCGATCGAGACGGGGATTCGCGCCACCGGCTACAACGAGTTCTCGCTACTCTCCCTTAGCTGCAGCGACTATCTGGCGCTACCCGCCGTCGGCATTGAAATCAAAAACCGCCTACAGGACGAAAACATCACGCTGTCGCTGCCCAGTCAGCGGGTCGATCGCTTTGATGACAACATCGCCAACATCATCGGCGGCACCCGCAAAGGCGGCCTGACCTTTGCACCGGAGGCGGGCACCCAACGACTGCGCGACATCATCAATAAAGGGCTGACCAACGAGGAGCTGCTGCGCGGCGTCAAAACCGCCTACGAACAGGGCTGGGATCGGGTCAAGCTCTACTTCATGATCGGCTTGCCCGGCGAAACCGATGCGGATGTATTGGGCATTGCCGAAACCGTGCGCTGGCTGCAGCAGGAATGCCGAGGCCGAAAGAAAAAGCTGGGCTTTAACCTGACGATTTCTAACTTCACGCCGAAACCGCACACACCGTTTCAGTGGCATTCGGTTTCAACGACGGAGTTTAAGCGCAAGCAGGAATTGCTGGCGGCGGAGTTTAAGCAGATCCCCAACCTCAAGGTCAACTTCACCGACGTGCGCATCTCGGCGATGGAGGACTTCGTGGGACGGGGCGATCGCCGTTTGTCTGCCGTGGTTCGCCGCGCTTGGGAACTGGGCGCGGGCATGGATGCTTGGTGGGAAAGCCTCGATAAAGCCTATGGCGCTTGGACTCAGGCGATCGCGGAAGCCGGATTGGACTGGAAATATCGCCAAGTCGAAACTGGCGAATGGAATCTGTTCGAAGGCGAAGCCAGTCGCGATCGCGCCTTAGATGCGCCCTTGCCCTGGGATCACCTCGACACTGGCATCGATAAACGCTGGCTGCAAGAGGATCTGCAGAAAGCCCTTGAAGCAGCCGTAGTGCCTGATTGCTCATTTGATGGCTGTAGTCATTGCGGCGTCTGTGGCGTCGATTTTGGCCATAACGTCGTGGTGCCACCACCGGCGATTCCCAACTTCCAAGGGCACTTCCAACCGCCGACCGAAAAAGTCCAGCGCCTGCGGATTCGCTTTGGCAAGCTCGGCCAAATGACCTTGCTCAGCCACTTAGATCTGCTGCGAGTCTTCGATCGCGCGGTGCGGCGAGCCAAGTTGCCGGTGGCGTTTAGCGGTGGCTTCCATCCCAGCCCGCGCATCGTACCAGCCAATGCTTTGCCCTTGGGAATGAGCAGCGAAGCCGAATTGATGGACTTTGAGCTGTTTCAGGCGATCGAGCCCGCGGAGTTCCAGCAACGACTGGCGGCTCAACTTGATCCAGAATTGCCGATCTATGAAACGGCCGAGGTCGTGCTGAAGAGTCCAGCAGTAACTGCCCTACTCAGTCGCGCGGAATATGACCTTTGGATCGAGCCGGAAGAATCGACCGAGGTTCAGGCACTAATTCAGTCTGTTTTGACAACCGAGACGGTGCTAGTAGAGCAGACCACCAAGTCTGGCAAAAAGGTGGAAGTCAATCTGCGCGAACGGCTCCATACCCTGAGCAGTACAGCCCCTAGCCCCCTGCCCCAGCGTTTGCAAGCCGCCGCTAGCGACTCTGACTTCTGGCTGCGCTACGTCGGTTCCTGTCGCAATGACGGCACGCTGCTGCGCCCCGAGCAGGTGATCACGCTGTTGCAACAAGTCAGCGGTCAGAACTTCCAGTTGCGCCATGCCCACCGGCGATCGCTGCATCTCGACTGA
- the alaS gene encoding alanine--tRNA ligase produces the protein MAAPALSGDQIRETFLKFFEGKGHRRLPSASLIPEDPTVLLTIAGMLPFKPIFLGQQVAEVPRATTSQKCIRTNDIENVGRTARHHTFFEMLGNFSFGDYFKKEAIAFAWELVTEVFQVPAERLAVSVFEEDDEAFAIWRDQIGVPEARIQRLGAKDNFWASGPTGPCGPCSEIYYDFHPELGNDGLDLEDDSRFIEVYNLVFMQYNRDAAGNLTALEKQNIDTGMGLERMAQVLQGVPNNYETDLIFPIIQAVAAIAQRDYASESESVKVSLKVIGDHLRAVTHLIADGVTASNLGRGYVLRRLIRRVVRHGRLIGIDRPFTAEIAETAIALMAAQYPNLREREAAIKAELTREEQRFLETLERGEKLLAELLAAATDQIRGEDAFVLYDTYGFPLELTQEIAEEKGLTVDLAGFEAAMAAQRQRSQAAHETIDLTVQGSLDRLAEQIHPSEFVGYGDAVATAKVTALLREGQSVEAAEAGDRVQIVLDHTPFYAESGGQVGDRGVLTGESLIVRIEDVQKESGFFVHYGQIERGLLQVGDSVTAQIDRACRRRAQANHTATHLLQAALKLIVDEGISQAGSLVAFDRLRFDFNCPRAVTPEELRQIEDQINQWIAEAHGTVVEVMPIATAKAKGAVAMFGEKYGAEVRVIDVPGVSMELCGGTHVANTAEIGLFKIISEAGVASGVRRIEAVAGPAVLEYLNVRDAVVRDLSDRFKAKPEELSDRVTALQEELKANQKQLTALKAELAIAKSDALVSQAIPVGDAQVLVETLTGVDAAALQTAAERLQQKLGDAGAVVLGSSPEEGKVTLVAAFGPAIIAKGLKAGQFIGGIAKICGGGGGGRPNLAQAGGRDASKLPEAIAAALDQLKTAIAS, from the coding sequence TGCTGACGATCGCAGGCATGTTGCCGTTCAAGCCGATCTTCCTCGGGCAGCAGGTCGCGGAAGTGCCACGGGCCACAACGTCGCAAAAGTGCATTCGCACCAACGATATCGAGAATGTGGGTCGCACGGCTCGCCACCACACCTTCTTTGAAATGCTGGGCAACTTCAGCTTCGGCGACTATTTCAAGAAAGAAGCGATCGCCTTTGCTTGGGAACTCGTCACGGAAGTGTTTCAAGTGCCGGCGGAACGGCTAGCGGTTAGTGTCTTTGAAGAAGACGACGAAGCCTTTGCGATCTGGCGCGATCAAATTGGTGTGCCAGAAGCACGGATCCAACGACTGGGCGCTAAAGATAATTTCTGGGCTTCCGGCCCGACGGGTCCCTGTGGCCCCTGCTCCGAGATCTATTACGACTTCCATCCCGAGCTGGGCAATGACGGCCTGGATCTGGAAGATGACAGCCGCTTCATCGAGGTCTACAACCTCGTGTTCATGCAGTACAACCGCGATGCAGCGGGCAATCTGACGGCGCTGGAGAAGCAGAATATCGATACGGGCATGGGGCTGGAGCGCATGGCTCAAGTCCTGCAAGGCGTGCCCAATAACTACGAAACCGACCTGATTTTCCCGATCATTCAAGCGGTGGCTGCGATCGCCCAGCGAGACTACGCCAGCGAGTCGGAATCGGTCAAAGTCTCGCTGAAAGTGATCGGCGATCACCTGCGTGCCGTCACTCATTTGATTGCCGATGGTGTCACGGCTTCCAACCTCGGGCGCGGCTATGTGCTGCGGCGACTGATTCGGCGCGTGGTGCGCCATGGTCGCTTGATTGGCATCGATCGCCCCTTTACGGCGGAGATTGCCGAAACTGCGATCGCTTTAATGGCCGCGCAATATCCCAACCTGCGGGAACGGGAAGCGGCGATTAAAGCAGAACTGACGCGGGAAGAACAGCGCTTTTTGGAAACCTTGGAGCGCGGCGAAAAACTGCTGGCGGAACTGCTGGCTGCCGCCACCGATCAGATTCGCGGCGAGGATGCCTTCGTCCTTTACGACACCTACGGCTTCCCGCTGGAACTGACCCAAGAGATTGCCGAAGAAAAAGGACTGACCGTCGATCTGGCTGGTTTTGAAGCGGCGATGGCCGCCCAACGCCAGCGATCGCAAGCTGCCCACGAAACGATCGACCTGACGGTGCAAGGGTCGCTCGATCGCCTTGCGGAACAGATTCACCCGTCTGAGTTTGTCGGCTACGGCGACGCGGTTGCCACGGCGAAAGTCACAGCGCTCCTCCGCGAAGGCCAAAGTGTTGAGGCCGCAGAAGCGGGCGATCGCGTTCAGATCGTGCTCGATCACACGCCGTTTTATGCGGAATCCGGCGGTCAAGTTGGCGATCGCGGTGTCCTCACGGGCGAATCGTTGATTGTTCGGATCGAAGATGTCCAGAAAGAATCAGGTTTCTTCGTCCACTACGGCCAGATTGAGCGGGGTTTGCTGCAAGTTGGCGATAGCGTTACGGCGCAAATCGATCGCGCCTGCCGTCGCCGCGCCCAAGCCAATCACACCGCTACGCACCTGCTGCAAGCAGCCTTGAAGCTGATTGTCGATGAAGGCATTTCCCAAGCGGGTTCGCTGGTTGCTTTCGATCGCCTACGCTTCGACTTCAACTGTCCGCGAGCCGTGACACCGGAAGAGCTGCGCCAAATCGAAGACCAGATCAACCAGTGGATTGCTGAAGCTCACGGCACCGTGGTCGAGGTGATGCCGATCGCGACGGCCAAAGCCAAAGGCGCGGTCGCCATGTTCGGCGAAAAATACGGTGCGGAAGTCCGCGTCATTGACGTGCCTGGCGTCTCGATGGAGCTGTGCGGCGGCACCCACGTCGCCAATACCGCCGAGATTGGCCTGTTCAAGATCATCAGCGAAGCGGGTGTCGCTTCCGGCGTGCGACGGATTGAAGCGGTGGCTGGCCCTGCCGTGCTGGAATACCTCAACGTCCGCGATGCCGTTGTCCGCGACTTGAGCGATCGCTTCAAGGCCAAACCCGAGGAACTGAGCGATCGCGTTACGGCGCTGCAAGAGGAGTTGAAAGCCAATCAGAAGCAGCTAACCGCGCTAAAAGCTGAACTGGCGATCGCCAAATCCGATGCGCTGGTGTCCCAAGCGATCCCAGTCGGTGACGCGCAAGTCTTGGTTGAAACCCTGACCGGTGTGGATGCAGCCGCTCTGCAAACCGCAGCGGAACGACTCCAGCAAAAACTCGGCGATGCCGGTGCCGTTGTCCTCGGTTCTAGTCCTGAAGAAGGCAAAGTAACGCTAGTCGCAGCCTTTGGTCCCGCGATCATCGCCAAAGGACTGAAAGCGGGTCAGTTCATCGGCGGCATTGCCAAAATCTGTGGTGGCGGTGGTGGCGGTCGTCCCAACTTGGCGCAAGCCGGTGGCCGTGATGCCAGCAAGCTACCAGAAGCCATCGCAGCAGCCCTCGATCAGCTCAAGACTGCGATCGCTAGCTAA